A stretch of the Calditerrivibrio sp. genome encodes the following:
- a CDS encoding YHS domain-containing protein, which yields MVKFLLFIVLAYVAYKLFTRSNKNEVEVKDTSKNETPVELVKDPTCGTFVEKTSNIKVKYYDNLYYFCSEDCRQKFIEKMKQEG from the coding sequence ATGGTTAAATTTTTACTTTTTATAGTGTTGGCTTATGTAGCATATAAGCTTTTTACAAGGTCTAATAAAAATGAGGTAGAAGTCAAAGATACCTCTAAGAATGAAACCCCAGTAGAATTGGTAAAAGATCCTACATGCGGTACTTTTGTGGAAAAGACTAGCAATATAAAAGTAAAGTATTATGATAATCTATACTATTTTTGTTCTGAAGATTGCAGGCAAAAGTTTATAGAAAAGATGAAACAAGAGGGATGA
- the fsa gene encoding fructose-6-phosphate aldolase produces MQIFLDTANLEEIRKGVELGVIDGVTTNPSLVAKEKKDFKILVKEICDLVKAPVSAEVISLDCEGMVKEAVELVGISEHVVIKIPFTAEGLRATQILFEKNIKVNMTLIFSLNQALLACKAGARYISPFVGRLDDIGHNGFGLAIDCQNMIDSYGFGCEVIAASIRHPNHVVTAIQHGIDIVTIPYPILEQMMKHPLTDIGIEKFLSDWKKTSI; encoded by the coding sequence ATGCAAATTTTTCTTGATACTGCAAATTTAGAGGAAATAAGAAAAGGTGTTGAGCTTGGCGTAATTGATGGTGTTACCACAAATCCAAGTTTGGTGGCTAAGGAGAAAAAAGATTTTAAAATACTTGTCAAAGAGATATGTGATCTTGTAAAGGCTCCTGTAAGTGCTGAAGTGATCTCTCTTGATTGTGAAGGGATGGTGAAGGAGGCAGTAGAGCTTGTTGGTATAAGTGAACATGTAGTAATTAAAATACCTTTTACTGCTGAAGGGCTTAGGGCTACCCAGATTCTTTTTGAAAAAAACATAAAGGTTAATATGACGTTAATCTTTTCGCTGAATCAAGCTTTGTTGGCTTGTAAAGCTGGTGCGAGATATATAAGCCCCTTTGTGGGTAGGTTGGATGATATTGGCCATAATGGGTTTGGTTTGGCAATAGATTGTCAGAATATGATAGATAGTTATGGATTTGGTTGTGAAGTAATAGCTGCCAGTATTAGGCATCCCAATCATGTGGTTACAGCTATTCAACATGGGATAGATATTGTTACTATACCGTATCCTATTTTAGAACAGATGATGAAGCACCCTTTAACTGATATTGGTATTGAAAAGTTTTTGTCAGATTGGAAAAAGACAAGTATTTAA
- a CDS encoding XRE family transcriptional regulator: MSIGKKIVELRLKKNLTLRQLSKISGCSLGFLSQVERDLVSPTVSSLKKIADALDVNMMYFFETPSKNQRIIVKKGDRNRMTNPKSKVIYELLRPQFSDSELQALYMILEPGAFSGKEQHSHTGEEFAYVMKGKLEIVVDGEHFILEEGDSAVYKSTVPHSWKNAHDGITEVLWVNYPPSF; this comes from the coding sequence ATGAGCATTGGCAAAAAAATAGTAGAACTTAGGTTGAAAAAAAATCTTACATTAAGGCAACTATCAAAAATCTCCGGGTGCTCCCTTGGCTTTTTATCACAAGTGGAAAGGGATCTCGTTTCTCCTACTGTATCTTCCCTCAAAAAGATCGCAGATGCTTTAGATGTAAATATGATGTACTTTTTTGAAACACCATCCAAAAACCAACGGATCATCGTAAAAAAAGGCGATAGAAACAGAATGACAAACCCTAAATCGAAAGTAATCTATGAGCTTCTAAGACCGCAGTTTAGTGATTCAGAATTACAGGCCCTTTATATGATTTTAGAACCCGGGGCCTTCAGTGGAAAAGAACAGCATAGCCATACAGGTGAAGAATTTGCTTATGTTATGAAAGGGAAATTAGAAATCGTCGTAGATGGAGAACATTTCATACTGGAGGAAGGGGATTCCGCAGTTTACAAATCCACCGTTCCCCACTCATGGAAAAATGCCCACGATGGTATAACCGAAGTACTTTGGGTCAATTATCCACCATCGTTTTAA
- a CDS encoding ABC transporter substrate-binding protein, with protein sequence MKKVVLSGVVAAMLGLSSVAFAAGELSLGIQGPETGNLATYGQKTLAGAKLAVDEINAAGGINGKTLKLINYDSRGDKAESANIIQRFINKDKVCGVIGEPTSGATFVIGPIANKASLPVISAGATADGVVEGKPFVFRNTLLDSDGAPATLKYLMDSKKWKNFVLITSVNNDYSVSMSKIFTNAAKKFGANIVGEQKVSDGDKDFSAQVTAIKNLKFDAILYTGYYPEAALLLLELRKQGINAPIVGGDGLLSPDLWKVAKDAALGSIIYAGFSPEAKAKKVQEFVEKMKSRGEADMFSAQGYDAVYLFAEAMKKAKVTNCEDVKQRTAIKDALAKMPEFDGVSGKMKFDKEGNAIKKPFIQEVAKRANGEYYLKLLNE encoded by the coding sequence ATGAAAAAAGTTGTACTTTCTGGAGTGGTTGCAGCTATGTTGGGTCTTAGCAGTGTAGCTTTTGCAGCTGGTGAGCTTTCATTGGGTATTCAGGGGCCAGAGACAGGTAATTTGGCAACATATGGTCAGAAGACATTAGCTGGTGCTAAGTTGGCTGTTGATGAGATTAATGCTGCTGGTGGTATAAATGGGAAAACGTTGAAACTCATCAATTATGATAGCAGAGGTGATAAGGCTGAATCTGCAAACATCATTCAGAGGTTCATCAATAAAGACAAGGTTTGTGGTGTTATAGGCGAACCTACTTCGGGAGCCACCTTTGTTATTGGACCTATAGCAAACAAGGCATCATTACCTGTTATATCTGCTGGTGCTACTGCTGACGGAGTTGTTGAGGGGAAACCTTTTGTTTTTAGAAATACTTTGTTAGATTCTGATGGTGCTCCTGCTACGCTCAAATATTTGATGGATTCTAAGAAGTGGAAAAACTTTGTTTTGATTACTTCTGTTAATAACGATTATAGCGTATCAATGTCTAAGATCTTCACAAATGCTGCTAAAAAGTTTGGGGCTAACATAGTGGGTGAGCAAAAAGTATCCGATGGTGACAAAGATTTTTCTGCTCAGGTAACGGCTATTAAAAACCTTAAATTTGATGCGATTCTTTATACTGGATATTATCCAGAGGCTGCACTCTTACTTCTTGAGCTGAGGAAGCAAGGGATAAATGCACCGATAGTCGGTGGTGATGGTTTGCTTTCCCCAGATCTCTGGAAAGTTGCTAAAGATGCCGCTCTTGGATCCATTATTTATGCTGGTTTCTCACCAGAGGCCAAAGCTAAAAAAGTTCAAGAGTTTGTAGAAAAGATGAAGTCTCGTGGTGAGGCTGACATGTTCTCTGCTCAGGGTTATGATGCTGTGTATCTTTTTGCTGAGGCTATGAAGAAAGCTAAGGTGACAAACTGTGAGGATGTTAAACAAAGAACAGCTATAAAAGATGCTTTAGCAAAAATGCCTGAATTTGATGGTGTAAGTGGTAAGATGAAGTTTGATAAAGAAGGTAACGCTATCAAAAAACCTTTTATTCAGGAAGTGGCAAAAAGAGCTAATGGTGAATACTATCTTAAGTTGTTGAACGAGTAA